A window from Canis aureus isolate CA01 chromosome 23, VMU_Caureus_v.1.0, whole genome shotgun sequence encodes these proteins:
- the RASSF10 gene encoding ras association domain-containing protein 10, which translates to MDPSERKISVWICQEEKLVSGLSRRTTCSDVVRVLLEDGCRRRRRQRRGRRRGAAGDSPGRDELRELLDEDDEDDEEALPQGLLCGPPQCYCIVEKWRGFERILPNKTRILRLWAAWGDEQENVRFVLVRSEASLPNAGPRSAEARVVLSRERPCSARGVPARPSPALTQEKQRRVVRKAFRKLAKLNRRRQQQPSSPRSSTSSSTASSCSSPPRAAESASVERMETLVHLVLSQDHTIRQQVQRLRELDREIDRYEAKVHLDRMRRHGVNYVQDTYLVGAGGEVDGPGPGGEEAAAAAPADGEAQAAALEELARRCDDLLRLQEQRAQQEELLERLSAEIQEELNQRWMRRRQEELAAREEPLEPGGGLDGELLLEQERVRTQLSTSLYIGLRLNTDLEAVKSDLDYSQQQWDSKERELQGLLQTLHTLELTGAPDGALGAGGPARDARPPGCAEGWVDQARGLAKSCPGNDEDSDTGLSSMHSQDSDSVPVCESLV; encoded by the coding sequence ATGGATCCTTCGGAGAGGAAGATATCGGTGTGGATCTGCCAGGAGGAGAAGCTGGTGTCCGGCCTGTCCCGCCGCACCACCTGCTCGGACGTGGTGCGGGTGCTGCTGGAGGACGGCTGCCGGCGGCGACGGAGGcagcggcggggccggcggcggggggcggccggcGACTCCCCGGGCCGGGACGAGCTGCGGGAGCTCCTGGACGAGGACGACGAGGACGACGAGGAGGCGCTGCCGCAGGGCCTGCTGTGCGGGCCCCCGCAGTGCTATTGCATCGTGGAGAAGTGGCGGGGCTTTGAGCGCATCCTGCCTAACAAGACGCGCATCTTGCGCCTCTGGGCCGCCTGGGGCGACGAGCAAGAGAACGTGCGCTTCGTGCTGGTGCGCAGCGAGGCGTCCCTCCCCAACGCGGGCCCCCGCAGCGCCGAGGCGCGCGTCGTGCTCAGTCGGGAGCGCCCCTGCTCGGCCCGGGGGGTCCCGGCGCGGCCCAGCCCGGCCCTGACGCAGGAGAAGCAGCGGCGGGTGGTGCGCAAGGCCTTCCGCAAGCTGGCCAAGCTCAACCGGCGGCGCCAGCAGCAGCCGTCGTCGCCCCGCTCGTCCACCTCGTCGTCCACCGCATCGTCCTGCTCGTCGCCGCCGCGGGCCGCCGAGAGCGCGTCGGTGGAGCGCATGGAGACGCTGGTGCATCTGGTGCTCTCCCAGGACCACACCATCCGCCAGCAGGTGCAGCGGCTCCGCGAGCTGGATCGCGAGATCGACCGCTACGAGGCCAAGGTGCACCTGGACCGCATGCGGCGGCACGGAGTCAACTACGTGCAGGACACTTACTTGGTGGGCGCCGGCGGCGAGGTCGACGGGCCCGGCCCCGGGggcgaggaggcggcggcggcggcccccgcgGACGGCGAGGCGCAGGCGGCCGCGCTGGAGGAGCTGGCCCGGCGGTGCGACGACCTGCTGCGGCTGCAGGAGCAGCGGGCCCAGCAGGAGGAGTTGCTCGAGCGCCTCTCGGCCGAGATCCAGGAGGAGCTGAACCAGAGGTGGATGCGGAGGCGCCAGGAGGAGCTCGCCGCGCGGGAGGAGCCCCTGGAGCCCGGCGGCGGCCTCGACGGCGAGCTGCTGCTGGAGCAGGAGCGGGTCAGGACGCAGCTCAGCACCAGCCTCTACATCGGGCTCCGGCTCAACACGGACCTGGAGGCCGTCAAGTCGGACTTGGATTACAGCCAGCAGCAGTGGGACAGCAAGGAGCGCGAGCTGCAGGGCCTCCTCCAGACTTTGCACACGCTGGAGCTGACGGGGGCGCCCGACGGCGCTCTGGGTGCTGGCGGGCCCGCCCGGGACGCCCGGCCTCCGGGCTGCGCCGAGGGGTGGGTGGACCAGGCCCGCGGACTGGCCAAGAGCTGTCCCGGCAACGACGAGGACTCGGACACCGGGCTGAGCTCCATGCACAGCCAGGACTCGGACTCGGTGCCCGTGTGCGAATCTCTAGTGTAA